In one window of Fibrobacter sp. UWH6 DNA:
- a CDS encoding RodZ family helix-turn-helix domain-containing protein, whose amino-acid sequence MNVEEKRPEERLGEYIARVRESRGMSVEELSAATKVAVSYVKSIEAGDWKAFPVAAYVRGYLNSISVKLNLDSAQVLSSYAAESGAKLSNDFADVSDGKRIAPVTEAETRKKSKAVPIAILLLVLAFLVASRFLDLEALAEQASSPAPATAVVVEDTTDSQEIPDGAEVIPADSLQKDSAAVDSTEKTNVVSQAVVDEAVKKSDLPASATIFISSDSKTDSAKVEETAAEEAKAPKTKKTNFLLVGSGESLSWVGLKRRESDNAFLKEANISRAGVKMVYNTTDTLCVTIGDPKAIAKMYLNGVETALPEMKFGRVTRFRVFGGRIVK is encoded by the coding sequence ATGAACGTTGAAGAAAAGAGACCTGAAGAACGTCTGGGCGAATATATTGCGCGAGTTCGTGAATCTCGCGGCATGTCTGTTGAAGAACTTTCTGCAGCTACCAAGGTGGCTGTGTCTTATGTGAAGTCTATTGAAGCCGGTGACTGGAAGGCTTTCCCGGTGGCTGCCTATGTACGCGGTTATTTGAATTCCATTAGCGTTAAGTTGAATTTGGATTCCGCCCAGGTTTTGTCTAGCTATGCTGCCGAAAGCGGTGCCAAGCTGAGCAATGATTTTGCCGATGTTTCTGACGGAAAGAGAATTGCTCCGGTGACTGAAGCGGAAACCAGGAAAAAGAGTAAGGCCGTGCCTATCGCTATTCTCTTGCTCGTACTGGCATTCCTAGTCGCCTCTCGTTTCCTTGATTTGGAAGCTCTTGCCGAGCAGGCTTCTTCTCCGGCACCGGCTACTGCAGTCGTGGTTGAAGACACCACCGATTCTCAGGAAATTCCTGATGGTGCCGAGGTGATTCCCGCTGATTCCCTGCAGAAGGATTCCGCTGCTGTTGATTCTACCGAAAAGACAAATGTTGTAAGTCAGGCTGTTGTTGACGAAGCTGTAAAGAAGTCTGACCTGCCCGCCTCTGCAACCATCTTTATCTCTTCTGATTCCAAGACTGATTCGGCTAAGGTTGAAGAGACCGCTGCAGAAGAAGCTAAGGCCCCCAAGACCAAGAAGACCAACTTCCTGCTGGTGGGTTCCGGTGAATCCCTTTCCTGGGTTGGCCTCAAGCGTCGTGAAAGCGATAACGCCTTCCTGAAGGAAGCCAACATTTCCCGCGCCGGTGTCAAGATGGTCTACAATACTACTGATACCTTGTGCGTTACCATTGGCGATCCCAAGGCTATTGCCAAGATGTATCTGAATGGCGTTGAAACGGCCCTGCCCGAAATGAAGTTTGGCCGCGTGACCCGTTTCCGCGTGTTTGGTGGCAGAATCGTAAAGTAA